A genome region from Synechococcales cyanobacterium T60_A2020_003 includes the following:
- a CDS encoding ssl1498 family light-harvesting-like protein has translation MPYTTEEGGRLNNFAKEPKMYVAEPPNKVQQRNYIIMGLGAIALIVGLLSVTFVVS, from the coding sequence ATGCCTTATACAACCGAAGAAGGTGGTCGCCTGAATAACTTTGCTAAAGAACCCAAAATGTATGTTGCCGAGCCACCCAACAAAGTCCAGCAGCGCAACTATATTATTATGGGGCTTGGGGCGATCGCACTGATTGTAGGTTTACTCTCGGTTACTTTTGTTGTTTCTTAG